A genomic segment from Candidatus Deferrimicrobiaceae bacterium encodes:
- a CDS encoding ATP-binding protein, producing the protein MFKTLYGKLSAVLLLLFFGIGILFVLLTLFTTRVHLQEMTQKLNRSLARHIASETPLIENGRVKEGAIGQIFHMLMAVHPGIEVYLLDKEGGILAYSAPPGKVKRERVSLSPLKKFLSETEALPILGDDPRNPEKRKVFSVAPVPPEGPVEGYLYVILSGEEVDTVSRMLHGSYILRLSTFAAAGGVLFALLAGLLLFFRLTYRHRRLAKAVEEFQRSGFSDDPKIFGRFDVGKGDEIERLGAAFRQMADRIAQQIRDLRQADNLRRELITHVSHDLRTPLTSLQGYLETLSLKEGGLSPGDRKEYLRVAISHCRRLSTLVSSLFELSMLDSPDVAIRKERFSLGDLAQDVLQKFRLDAEEKKIRLSMRIAEGIPFVFADIGLIERVLQNLVGNALRHTPEDGEIIISAEEKDAGLTVRVSDTGCGIPPERLSRLFDPIPGKYGDAGKGGEGAGLGLVIARRILELHGSDLKVESAVDAGSTFEFTLP; encoded by the coding sequence GTGTTCAAGACGCTTTACGGAAAGCTCTCCGCTGTTCTGCTCCTGTTGTTTTTCGGCATCGGGATCCTGTTCGTCCTGCTGACCCTCTTCACGACGCGCGTCCATCTCCAGGAGATGACGCAGAAGCTCAACCGTTCCCTCGCGCGACACATCGCCTCGGAGACCCCCCTGATCGAGAACGGTCGCGTGAAGGAAGGCGCGATCGGGCAGATCTTCCATATGCTGATGGCCGTCCATCCCGGCATCGAAGTGTACCTGCTCGACAAGGAGGGCGGGATTCTTGCCTATTCCGCCCCTCCCGGCAAGGTGAAACGAGAGCGGGTTTCCCTTTCGCCCCTGAAGAAGTTCCTCAGCGAAACGGAGGCGCTTCCCATCCTGGGAGACGATCCGCGCAACCCCGAAAAACGGAAAGTATTCTCCGTCGCTCCGGTCCCTCCGGAAGGGCCCGTGGAAGGGTATCTCTACGTCATCTTGAGCGGGGAGGAGGTCGACACGGTCTCCCGGATGCTCCATGGGAGCTACATCCTGAGGCTTAGCACCTTTGCCGCCGCGGGCGGGGTGCTCTTCGCCCTCCTTGCCGGCCTGCTCCTTTTCTTCCGGCTTACCTACCGGCACCGAAGGTTGGCGAAGGCCGTGGAGGAGTTCCAGCGGAGCGGGTTTTCGGATGACCCGAAGATTTTCGGCCGGTTCGACGTTGGCAAGGGGGATGAGATCGAGCGGCTGGGAGCCGCCTTCCGGCAGATGGCGGACCGGATCGCCCAGCAGATCCGGGACCTGCGCCAGGCCGACAACCTTCGGCGGGAATTGATTACCCACGTCTCCCACGATCTGCGCACGCCGCTGACCTCCCTCCAGGGATACCTCGAAACGCTCTCCCTGAAAGAGGGCGGGCTTTCCCCCGGGGATCGGAAGGAGTATCTGCGGGTTGCCATAAGCCACTGCCGGCGGCTCTCCACGCTGGTTTCGTCGCTGTTCGAACTCTCCATGCTCGATTCCCCCGATGTCGCGATCCGGAAAGAGCGGTTTTCACTGGGCGACCTTGCCCAGGACGTCCTGCAGAAGTTCCGGCTCGACGCGGAGGAGAAAAAGATCCGTCTGTCCATGCGGATCGCGGAAGGGATCCCGTTCGTCTTCGCCGACATCGGCCTGATCGAGCGGGTTCTGCAGAACCTGGTCGGCAACGCCCTGCGGCACACCCCGGAAGACGGGGAAATCATCATTTCCGCGGAAGAGAAGGACGCGGGGTTGACCGTCCGTGTTTCGGATACGGGTTGCGGCATTCCCCCCGAGCGGCTTTCCCGTCTTTTCGACCCGATCCCGGGAAAATACGGAGACGCGGGGAAGGGCGGGGAA
- a CDS encoding MBL fold metallo-hydrolase yields MTNVTEIAPDVYRISTYNANYKLQFNQFLVKDDEPLLFHTGMKGEFALVKEAVSRVVDPASIRWISFSHFESDECGSLNEWLQAAPQAQPLCTVVAALVNVTDFATRAPRWILPEDALKTGKYRFRLYATHHLPHSWDAGMLFEETNRTLFCSDLFLHGGDVEPLTESDVVGKARKAMVDFQSTQLLNSSP; encoded by the coding sequence ATGACGAACGTCACCGAGATCGCCCCGGACGTCTACCGCATTTCGACCTACAACGCCAACTATAAGCTTCAGTTCAATCAGTTCCTCGTCAAGGACGACGAGCCGCTGCTCTTTCACACCGGAATGAAGGGCGAGTTTGCGCTCGTGAAGGAAGCCGTTTCACGGGTCGTCGATCCCGCATCGATCCGGTGGATCAGTTTCAGCCATTTCGAGTCGGACGAGTGCGGATCGCTGAACGAGTGGCTCCAGGCGGCCCCGCAGGCGCAACCGCTCTGCACGGTCGTGGCGGCGCTTGTCAACGTCACCGATTTCGCTACCAGAGCGCCTCGCTGGATCCTTCCGGAGGACGCGCTCAAAACCGGGAAATATCGGTTCCGCCTCTACGCGACGCACCACCTGCCGCACTCCTGGGACGCGGGCATGCTCTTCGAGGAGACGAACCGTACGCTGTTCTGTTCGGACCTGTTTCTCCACGGAGGCGACGTGGAGCCGCTGACCGAATCCGACGTGGTCGGAAAGGCCCGGAAGGCGATGGTCGACTTCCAGTCGACGCAATTGCTGAACTCCTCCCC
- a CDS encoding response regulator transcription factor: protein MSRNVLVVEDDKDIARLLDLHLKDEGYSVTVVSDGKTGLAQALSKPYDIVILDLILPGMDGLEVCRGIRNRKDYTPILMLTAKSTDVDRIVGLEMGADDYLTKPFNVRELLARVKALFRRVEALRAKDPAAPGKRIESGDLVIDPEKRRVTVEGNPVHLTAREFELLQEFARHPGRVYTRAQLLDKVWGYSYQGYEHTVNSHINRLREKIEKNPAKPRYILTVRGVGYRFAEPGDRETG from the coding sequence ATGTCCCGCAATGTCCTCGTGGTCGAAGACGACAAGGATATCGCCCGCCTGCTGGACCTCCATCTTAAGGACGAGGGATATTCGGTGACCGTCGTATCCGACGGGAAGACGGGGCTTGCGCAGGCTCTCTCGAAGCCCTACGACATCGTCATCCTGGACCTCATCCTCCCCGGGATGGACGGCCTGGAGGTGTGCCGGGGGATTCGAAACCGGAAAGACTACACGCCGATCCTGATGCTGACCGCGAAGTCGACGGATGTGGACCGGATCGTGGGGCTGGAGATGGGGGCGGATGACTACCTCACGAAACCGTTCAACGTCCGCGAGCTCCTGGCCAGGGTGAAGGCCCTTTTCCGCAGGGTGGAAGCGCTTCGAGCGAAGGATCCGGCGGCGCCGGGGAAGAGGATCGAGTCGGGCGACCTGGTGATCGACCCGGAAAAACGGAGGGTGACCGTGGAAGGGAACCCCGTGCATCTCACCGCGCGGGAATTCGAACTTCTGCAGGAATTCGCCCGCCATCCCGGCCGGGTGTACACACGAGCCCAGCTCCTGGACAAGGTCTGGGGATACAGCTATCAAGGGTATGAACACACCGTGAACTCCCACATCAACCGGCTACGGGAAAAGATCGAGAAGAACCCTGCCAAACCTCGGTACATCCTCACGGTGCGGGGGGTCGGCTACCGGTTTGCCGAACCCGGGGATCGGGAAACGGGGTAG